The genome window GGGCAACGGCCAGCGGGAACGGCGCGATTGACCTGATTATTCCCCACATGGACAAGTCATACGGGTTGAAAAAGCTGTTAAATCGTTGGCAGGTTGACCCAGCCGACCTGGTAGTCTTTGGCGATGGCGAAAATGACCTCGAAATGTTTGAACTTGCTGGGACCAGTTATGCCATGGGCAACGCACCGGCTAACGTAAAAGCGGCAGCGAGCCAGACGATTGGAACTAACGATGACCAGGCAGTATTGCAGCAATTGGCAAAGATGCTCAAATAGTCTCGTTGATCAGGAGCTACTGCGCTGGGGTATTTTTATTAAAATACTATAATGCCGAAAATAATCGTGCGCGAAGTTTAGCAGGCTTTCAAGAACGGTTAGAAGTGGCAATTTTAGCATCTAATATGGAGTATTGTCTAGAAAAGTTTCACTAGCACCACGCGTATTTTAATAATCCGCAATTTACTAGCACATACAGCCGAAGAAATTACAACAGTTCCGAAAACATGGCGATTTTTAACTGATCTCAGTAATCAATTTGATCTTGTTGGCTTAACAATTGCTGAATATATGCCATGGAGTGCTCAGCAGCTAGCAGATTTAATGGACAATCTTAAAATTTTTAGGCAGTAATTGAAAACGCAACAAATTCAGCCACTTAAAAAGATCACTATCGACTCATTAGGTGGCTGAATTAATTTACTCAGTTCTTTCATCTGCTAACCGGGTAGAATGGAGCGGTTCGTTATGCTGGCTTAAATCCAGACCAAGTATTTCATCATCGCTAGAAACTCGAATTTGCATCCAGCAACTAATTAACTTAATTAGGAGCATTGAAATTATCAAAGTCCAAGCAATCACGATAATAGTTGTTAATAATTGAATATTAAATAAATGCCAACCGGCACCAACAAATAGGCCATCGCTAGTAACATGACCATTAATCGCATGACTGGCAAATAATCCTGTTGCAATACTACCCCAGATTCCACTAACCCCATGACAACCAAAAGCATCAAGGGTATCATCCAGATGGATTCTTGGCTTAATCAGTGTAACAAATAAGAAACTCACGATCGAACCAATTAGCCCGATCCAAATTGCACCGTCGATAGCAACATAACCAGCAGCCGGTGTAATTGCTACTAGGCCACATAAAGCGCCCGAACATGTCCCAACCAGGGTAATATGACCAACTCGCCAAACTTCTAATAATTGCCAAGCAACCATTGAAGCGGCCGTAGCGATAGTTGTTGTAATCATCGCTTGCATTGCAACATCATTAATTGCTAAGGCAGAGCCAGCGTTAAAGCCATACCAGCCAATCCATAAAATTGCGGTACCTAATAAGATCCAAGAATGGTTGGCGTGTTCGTCTTCGGGATGAGAACGGGGCCCAACCATTATAGAAAGGGCCAGCGCGGTAATCCCAGCATTAATATGAACTACTGTTCCGCCTGCAAAATCTAATGCTCCCAGTTTTGAAAGTAATCCATTGCCCCAAATCATATGGACGAGTGGATAATAGACACAGATTGACCAGCAAATTATAAAGACCATTAAAAACTTAAACCGGACCCTTCCAACAATCGCACCAACGAATAAAGCCGGGGTAATGATTGCAAACATCATTTGGAATAGTGAATACAGTCCTAATGGGATTTTCCCCGTAGTTAACTGGTCGAGTCGGACATTACTCATCATCATGGCATGAAGATTACCTACTAATCCAAAGACGTTGCCGTTGAATGATAATGAATATCCTAGGATAACCCATAGAATAATGGCGAGTCCTGAAATAAAGAATACTGAGAGCAGCGTATTGACTGAATTACGGCGTGACACCATTCCACCATAGAAAAAAGCTAATCCTGGCGTCATAAAAAACACCAGGATACTAGCAACCATTACAAATAATGTGTTTGTCGTACTCATCTCAACTCACTCCTCATCGTTACTAAGATAATAGTTAGACTATACAGAGGTAGGTGGTCTAATTCAATACGATGACAAAAGATTCGTTTAATATTAAGCAAATTAAGATGGACTCGAAATGATAATAACCAGATTGGTCCAAATAGCGAATAATATAAAGAGCTTGCAGATAGATCTTAGGCTTAACTACATCTAACATTATTCATTCCATTGACCTAAAAGTGTATCAAAAAAGATGAGTAGCAATTCATAACCTACTACTCATCTTTACTATTATTTCCGCTTATTCAATTTGGCGTTAATCTCTCGAACATCGCTTTCTTGTTGGAACCGCAGGACAATCCAAATAATCACGTAAGCAACCACGATTAGCCACAACGACTGCAAAGTGATTCCCCAGTGGTTGACGACAATCATCACTGCCACCAGCAGAACCGTAATTATAAAATGAACGATTAACGCCACAAAATAATTTAAGTCCGTTTGAAAGATAAACGTTGCCACGCCAATTAACCCACTGATGACCATAACGCTGACCGTGTTCAATGCCGTTGGCAGCATCGGTTGGAAGTGAATGGTTAAAAACACTAAGTACGTGGCTGACCCAATTGCCAGTCCTTTTAAAAATCGCTTTAAAATTCTCTTCATCTGTGAAATCCCCACTATAAGCCTAAGTATTGCTTAATTACCGGTACGTACCGTCTGCTAACCGTTGTTCTGACCCCCGTTTCGAGCCTGGCTACTAACGTTCCCGAAAAGCCGTTCTCAATTGCCTGCAAATAATCCATATTGATAATTGCAAAGCGCGAAACCTGGATAAAGTTCGGCGCTGTTAGCCGGGTATGAACATCCTTCAATTTGCCCACCGACTTAATCACTTGAGCGGTCGTATAAAACGAGAGCTCATTTTGGTTGACTTCGACCATTACTAAGTCAGCCGTCTTAATAATCATAAAGCGGTCAGGTGTCTTGATCGGCAACTTCTCCGCTGGGTTACTCTCAAACGCTTTTAAATAATTAAGAAGGCGGTCAACACGGGCCGTTTTAGCGGAGCTCTCGACAATTACTGTCAGTTCTTCTGGCTCTAGGTCCGCCTGTTGAAACCGAACTTTCAATTTATGAAAACCTCCTGAATAAGTTAATGCTGCTTATATTTTAAATGATTAACGATAATTAGCAAACCAAGGCCAAGCAGACTTACGATTGTGACCAGCAGCATGTTTTGTGACAGTCCCAAAGAATGCTTAAACACCGTCAGCTTAATCCCTAAGTAGTCATTGAGCTCTGGTAGGACTACTGCCGGAATTCGGTTTCCAACCAGAAGCTCACGAAAGCTGCTGGCAATATAAGAACTTGGAAAGGCCTTGACCAGGTGGCGGCCAAACGCTGATAGTGCGCCCACCGGCATGTAAGTAGCAATTGCGAACCCGATTCCCGTTCCAATCAAGGCCGACGTTCGGTTAAAGACGACGTGACTGTGGATAAACTCGATAATAATCTGGCAAAAGACGGTCGCGACAAGCGTGCCCAGTAGTGAAACCAGCAGGAGCTTACCCCCATCTGCCCATTTAATCGTCAAGTTATCAGTCACTTTAAAGTAGACTGCCATGATGATAAAAGACACCAATTGCATAATCAAGCTAATTAAAAAGGCACTGATAAAATAACTAATCGCGAGCTGCCACTGCTTTAGTGCTGTCATCCGGAAATCCTGATAGCGGTTGTCTTCCCGGTCGCTTACTAACTGGCCTAAAGCGCCAAAGGCTGTCGTGACCCCGGCAATTGTCAAAATGCCGCCCATCATCCAGGCATCTAAGACCTGGTTTGCGTTAGCGACTTTTTGCCATTCTTGGACTAAATTTTCTTTCAGAAAACTAATGTAAATAAAGAATGTAATCAGGGCTCCTAGTAACGACATCATGGCACCCATGCGGTTACGAAAGTATAGTTTGAGGTTACGGTAAATTAAAGCTGCCATTATTGAATCTCCTTTCCGGTAATGTTGACAAAGGCGTCATCCAGGTCGCCCTGCCGGTATTCAAAGTTTTCCAAACTGCTCCGGTAATGGTCGAGGAGCGTCAAGGCTTGCTCATGGTTAATGCCATTGATTTCATAGCGCCGGTGGTCAACCAACTTGGCACCCTCTGGAACTGTGTTATCCTTGAAGATCAGCAGCAATGAATTCCGCGCGTATTGTTGTTTTAACTGCGCTGCCGAACCGGTCGCCAGTACTTTCCCCTCTTCCAGAATATAGATTAATTCCGCGTTACTGGCCTCTTCCAGGTAGTGGGTCGTCAGAAAAATCGTCAGTCCCTGCTCGTACTGCAGTTTTCTCAAAAGCCCCCAAATGACGTTGCGCGTTTGAATATCAAGACCCGTTGTTGGTTCGTCCAGAAACAGCAAATTGGGATGGTTTAACAGTGCCCGGGCAATATCGACCCGTCTTTTCTGACCACCGGACAGGGTTCCGTACCGCTGGTGCAGGAACTTAGTCAGGACCATCATCTTGGTCAGGCGCTCAATCCAGTCTTGGTCAATCCCCTGGTACATTGCCGCCCGGCTTTGTAAATTCTCGCTGACCGTTAAGTGATCATCCAATACGCTATTCTGGAAAACAACGCCGATTTTTAAGTCCTTGGCGTAGGAAATGATTCCGCCAGTTGGTTTTAGCAGGCCCACCAGCATGTTAATGGTGGTTGATTTGCCAGCGCCGTTTGTTCCCAAGTACGCAACCAATGCTCCTTGGGGTATCGCTAAATCCAGCTGATTGACAGCAATTTTGCTACCATACTTCTTAGTTAAATTTTGGGTTGTTATTAGCATTTCTCTCACCTCAGTTAGCATTGTATTAACCTGGGGTCACTAATACGTTGTTTCCTCAATGGGCGGTCAACATTGACGGGTAAGTTGCTGATTTCCTTATCCCAAATTCAATTTGCAATCCCTACTATTCTCTGCTATGATACTGATAATTTAATAACAGGCGCTCAAGAACAGCGGGCGAAAAAATAAGAGCTGGATAAGGAAGTTAATTTCCTGTCCAGCTCTTTTACTTTGAAAGGAGTTATTATGTCTCGTCAAAATAAAATTCTAATGGTGGTTACCCTGCTCTGTGGGAGCTTCATCACTGCCTTTTCCGAAACCTTGCTTAATAATGGCCTGCCAACAATCATGGCAGAGGTCCACGTGAGCGAAATGACTGTTTAATGGCTCAGCACTGGTTACATGCTTGCCGCTGGAATCACCATGCCGCTCGCGGCTTACCTTACTAATTCGGTTAAACTAAAGCCGCTTTTCTCGGTTACCATGATGATTTTCCTCGTTGGGACCGTTATCTCAGCATTGGCACCGAACTTCGCCCTCTTACTAATCGGGCGGCTGATTGAAGGTGTTTCCGTTGGTATTACCATGCCACTGGTTCCTAATGTTCTTGCCCTGATTTTCTCGCCGCAGCACCGAGGAACCGTAATGGGCCTGGCAGGAATTATCATTAACTTCGGACCGGCTACGGGACCCACCGTTTCCGGGATCATCGTCGACTACTTTAGTTGGCGGATGCTATTTATTATTCTAATTCCAGTCTGCATCGTTGTCCTGATCGCCACCCAATTATTCGTTAAAAACGTGGCTCCAGCCAAGCCGTCATCCCTTGATATTCCTTCCGTCCTCACCTCGATGGCGGGCCTGGCAATCTTACTATACAGTCTGGGGCGAGTTGGTGAAACTGGACGGTTAGATTGGCAGACTGTGATTCTCCAGGTAGCCGGAATCGCCATTATGACTTACTTTGTCAAACGCCAGCTCAGGCTCAAAAGGCTACTACTGGAAATGCGGGTCTTCAAGGCGCCCTCTTTCCGGCTTGGCGCAATTCTGGCCCTCCTTAACACTTCGTCCTTAATGGCAACCGAACTAATGCTGCCGCTCTTTAACCAGAACGTCTTGAAAGTCACGCCCACTGTCTCCGGATTGATGCTGATTCCGAGCGCCCTCGTGATGATGGTGGTTTCACCAATTGCTGGGCAGCTCTATGACCAAATTGGGATTAAGAAGGTCGCCTTCCTCGGTTTTGGGATTGGCTTGCTGACGACAATCCCGATGGCCTTTTACTCACCAACTACGAGTATTTCTACCGTGACGGCCCTGTACGCCATTCGCTGTGGTGGTATTAATCTGGCTTACTCCCCGGTCAGTGTCTATGGTCTAAATGCCCTTTCGCAGGAGTATGTCGTTTTCGGTAATACTCTGATGGTTAACCTGAACCAAATTGGGAATGCTTTCGCTAATGCGATGGCTGCTAGCTTGCAAGCACTCGGCCAAAAGCACGGCATTGCCCACCAGCTTTCGATGCCCGCTTCAGTTCTCCAGGGTTTTCACTGGTCTTTCTGGTCGATTGCGGTTCTCAATATTATTGCCTTTGCGCTCCTATTCAAGCTCAAAAATCGTTCGGCGGTAGAGCTAAAGTAGCTACATCGGCTCATGCACCATCTTGATATGTGGTGTGGACTTATAAATGAACGGCTCTCCCTCACTGACAAAGCCGACTCGTTTATAAAAATCTTCAACTTGGACCTGAGCCTCAATTTCAATCTGTCTGCCTGGGAACTCTTGTTGGATTGTTTGCATAATTTTATCCAACAACTGACCACCAAATCCCTGGCCACGCACCTTGTTGCTCGCTGCAACCCGACCATCAGGATCCTGGTAAACGCGCTGTTGGTCAACCACAAAAACTTGCGCCCGTAATGCGAGAAGTTGATAAAGATCGGTTACCGTTAATTCATTGAATCGTTTAACCTGCCACATGCTTAATCCATCCCCTTCTTGAAAAGTAACTGATTAATGGTCTTGATACTTTGAAAATATTCTTCCTGCTCCGCGGGCGAAAGATCTTCAATCATCTTCTTAATCAGGTCGTTAGATTTCTGATTAATATCTTCAAATACCGCGTGACCATGTTCGGTCAGCGAAATATTAATTGACCGTGAATCCGTTGGTGAGGGTGTCTTTTGTAAGATCCCCTTATCTGTCAACCGTTTAATTGTCCGGCTGGCATAACTTTTATCCAGGTGCAGGGCCCGGGTGACTGCCATCGGGGTGTCGAGGTGGTTAACTGCCACTTCGATTAAGATCCGCCCCTCCGGCCAAGTTAGGTCAGTATCAAAAGTCCGTTTGTTCAATACTCCTAAGACTTGGGTGTAGTGCCGGTTAAATGCCCGAATACTATCAATTTCTTGGTCGGTTAACATAGTTACGTTCCTCCTTGATTAATGATGCTTTTTCACGAAAAGATTAAAGATAATGTTATACTGAGCGCCTGCAAGACCAAATAGATCAATCTGTTCTTCTGTCGTCATGCTGTATGGGTATAGAGTTAATAAATGTTTGTTCAGCTCTTCCAAGTAGAGATATGAAAGACCAGCCCTTTCAAGCCCTAAAACTGCTCGTTGGTCACGTAATAAGTAACGCCACACTTCACGCATATACTCCTTTTGAAACCGTTCTTTAATTGTCTGGGGATGGTACTGCTGATCAAAGGCAGTTAATTCCTGTTGGATTAAAAAACGGACAAAATCTAATTTATCTGTAAAGTGCCGATAAAAAGTTGATCTTGCCACACCGGCAGTTATTACCAACTGGCTAATCGTAATTTTCTCAAAACTCTTTTGGTCTAATAACTGTAATAATGCTTCCTTTAACGAAGAAAATCACTTGTTTCTCTTCGGCTCGTTTTTGCATAGACAATTCCCTCTTCATTGTCCGACTAACATTAATTATCTCTCACTAAAATGATTATAAAGATAATGTTAGAAAGGTGTCTAAAATGAATCAAATAACAATCCAACAAATCACTGTCAATCAGCAAACATTCACGGTTCGGACAGCTGGACTTGATAATAATGGTGACCTGGTGGTGCTACTCCATGGTTTCCCCGAAAGCTCGTTAATGTGGGAAACATTAATGCTTAAACTAGCGAATCAGGGATACCGGGTAATTGCCCCTAACCAACGCGGATATTCTGCTGGGGCTAGGCCACTGGGTGTTCAAAATTATAAGATGAAGTTACTGGCCGCTGATGTTGTTGCGTTAGCTCACTTTTTCGGTTTTCAACAAAAATTTCACCTAGTAGGTCATGACATTGGAGCAGTTGTCGGTTGGACAACGGCAACCCTTTACCCACAACTATTGAAGTCCTGGACTGCGCTTTCCGTTCCTAATTGGCCTGCATATATTTGGGCATTGGAGAATGATCCTGTCCAAGAGGAAAAAGGGCATTATGTTCATACCTTCCAGCATAAGTACATTCCTGAACTAATTCTTCGCGCATTTCACTACCGAGTATTAAGGAAACTATGGGCCGGGTTCCCACAAGCAACGATTGACGCTTACCTAGATCTCTTCTCTGAAAAAGGTGCGTTAACAGCGGTTGTTAATTGGTACCGTGCCCTTCTCCAACTACCGCAAATTAATTACAAACAGATCACCGTGCCAACCAAATTTATTTGGGGTAATCAAGATCTTGCAATTGCTAGGAGTGGTGTTGAGCGAAACCGCCAATATATCACTGGCCCTTATCAATTTGTCGAATTAGACGCTGGTCACTGGTTCATGGAATTCAACCGTGAAGAAATTTGTAAACAAATTAGTGAACACATTAAAAAATATTCTTAATAACTGATTGTTAAACATTATAGCTGATTTAGTTTACTTTAGCCACTATATTAAAAACGAGGCGGGAAATAAGGCCGCCTCGTTTACTTTACTAAACTGTCCCCTGCTTCTTCTTTACCCAATACATGCAAGAAACAAGCAACAGGAAAACGACGCCAATGGATACGGAAACCTGAGTGTCTGGATTGATGAACATGAAGAATAAAATTACAATCAATAAACCAATCGAGAGATAGTTAGAGTATGGATATAGGGGTAATTTAAACGGATGGGAACGCATAACCGCAAAGAGGGCCATCCCCACTAGCAGGTAGGCGAGCACTACTGAAGGACCAGTCCACTTAATCGTTGAGGTTGAACCCATGAAGAGGCCAACCCCGATAGAGCCACCAATGCCAATCATTTCCATTTGCAGTGGGGTCATTGACCGGCGAAGTTTTTTACTTACAACGTTTTTTGCCATTCACATTCCTCCCCTATAAAACTTGTACTTTAATACGTTTCTTTAGCCGACCCTTGTTCTTTAACTGGATAAACTTAAAGTCCCCGACTTCTCCGGTTAAAGCCACATGAGTGCCGGCACATGCTTGTTCATCGAAGTCGCCGATTTTGACCAGGCGGACGTTTGTAATTGACTTGGGAATCAGGTTGGTGTAAGTCCGGATCAGGTCCTCTTCGTTCAAAGTGTTCCGGTCAACCGTCTCAGTGGTAACCGGGAAGTCATCTTTAATTAGTTGCCGGATGTTTTGCGTAATTAGTTCCGGGTCAAACTCACTTGGGACATTGTCCTCCTGAAATTCGACTTCGAGTCGGGCGTGGTCAGACATTATCCCGCTACTAGTGATGCGGTACAAGTAGCCGGAAATAATGTGGAGTAAAGTGTGATAACGCATGTTTTGGTAGCGGAAGGCCCAGTCAAACTGGATGAACGCCGCCTGGCCACCACCCACGATTGGGCGAGCTTGTAGCTAAGCCCGTTCTCCTGCTCACGTAGGGTAGCTGTTATTCAAGTATAAGTTTTCGATAGGATCTCCTCCTTTTATGGTAGCTTTCGTCCACCATCGGTTTTAAATTCAATTTTTGAATAGGTAATTACTTGATATTGGTATTTTTCATTTCTCACCTAGCGGTTTATAGTAAGAGTACAGAGAAAGTTTTGAAGGGAGTTTTTCTTATGGCAAAGAAACAAACTGCTGGCCGTGATCAACTGGGTGCTTTTGCCCCGAAATTTGCAGAACTGAATGATGATGTCCTCTTCGGACAGGTTTGGTCCCGGGAAAAGGAACTGAGTCCCCGTGACCGGAGTTTTCTCACCGTCACTGCGTTAATCACTAAGGGCGCTTTTGAGCAGCTTCCCTACCACATGCAAACCGCAAAGAAAAATGGGATTACCAAGGAAAAAATTGCCGAAATGATTACCCAACTCGCCTTTTATGTTGGCTGGCCGAATGCCTGGTCAGCATTCAACGTTGCCAAGAAGGTCTGGGACGATTAATGAAGTGACTCTGGCTCGCCGTTACATTCACGGCAAGCTGGAGCTTTTTAGGTTTAAATCAACTTCAACAACTGGTCGACACTCTCTGCCGGGGTGGCCCAGCAGGCGACAAAACGGATGACCGAGTGCTGGTCGTCATACTTTTCCCAGCGGGCAAAGCGCACCTTCTTTACTAACTCGGCAATTTTTTGGTTGTCGACGATGAAGAATTGCTGGTTGCTGACCGAGTCGAGGTAAAGCCGGTAGCCTTTATTCAGGAAACCCCGCTTGATTTTTGCCGCCAGTTCGTCGGCGTGCTGACTAAGCTTGAAGTAGAGGTTGTCCTTAAACAGTTCAGCAAACTGAACCCCGAGCAGCCGCCCCTTTGCTAACAGGGCCCCGTGCTGCTTGACAATCGTAAGGAAATGGTCGGGCTCATTGTGGTGACAAAAACTACTGTCTCCCCACATAGAGCTCCCTGCTTGGTCCCGCCGATGTAAAAGACGTCACATAAATCGGGTAAATCACTAAATTGGAGGTCAGCTTGTGCGCTCATCAGGTCGTAACCGAGTCGCGCACCATCAATGTACAGGGGTTGGCAAACCGCGTGCAAGGCGGCTAATTCCTCCCTTGAGTACAAGGTCCCGAATTCTGTTGGGTAGGTAATGTAAACCATTCCTGGGAAAACCATGTGGTCCCGATTCTCGTCCTGTTCGAAGGTCTGAATGTATTGGTCAACAGTTTGGGCATCGAGCTTCGCATCCTTAGCTGGCAGGGCCAAGACTTTGTGTCCGGTTGCTTCAATGGCTCCGGCCTCATGGACGTTGATGTGCCCCGTTTCAGCCGCGATGACTCCTTGGTACTGCGTCAGCATTGCATCAATAACAACCTGGTTGGTCTGGGTGCCTCCTGTCAGAAATTCAACCTGAGCTTCTGGGTGCCCCAGTGCCTTTTGAATTCTTTCCTTTGCCAGCTGGGAAAATTCGTCAAAGCCATAGCCCGGTTCCTGGTCCATGTTGGTTGCCATTAGCTACCGTAAGATATTTGGATGGGCACCCTCAGTGTAGTCACTCTCAAAAGATAACATTTGCTAGTCCTCCTCTTAATGCTTGGACAATGAATGAATAACTTCGATCAACTCTTCAATTAGTCTTGCGTTGTGTAAGTATTCGTTTCTCATCAGATTCCTTCTCATTTAGTTGACTTTAGCAACCATTATAATGATATGGTTGCTAAAGTCAACTATATCTTTGGGATAAGTTTGTATTCCGCGCACAATGTAGCTTGGCCCACTTTACCGATTCCATTAGCAAAGCGACCAAAAACGGGCAGTTTGCGTTCTTGCCCAATTGTCGGAAGCGGTTTAAAATAAAAATGGGTAAATTTAATCTCCCACTAACTTAGAGCCAGAGAGTATCGGTTCAATTACAGGTAGGTATCAATTATGAAAAAAATCAGCTTATTTTTTCTCCTAATGCTTTGTTCTCTGGGAATGTCGTTTGCAATTGCACAACCGCAAGCAAAGGCCGCACCAGCTGACCGACAAAGCCAAAAACAGCTTGAGGATTACCTTAAAGCCCACCACATCAACGGGGTAATGCTGGTCAATGGCAAGGGGAGCCAGCCAATCACCATCACTCACAACGAAAATGCTAATCAAAAGCAGGTTGTCAAAGCTAACCAACTATTTCCCATTGCTTCCCTTCAAAAAATTATTACCGGAACGGCGATTTACCAGCTAAGACAGAAAAAACAGCTTGACTGGGATACACCGCTGAATAGATACTTCCCCCAAGTTGCGGGCAGTGAGGATATTACGGTTCGCGAATTAATGAACCACACTAGCGGATTGGTCAATAACGACCGTCCAGTAATGCCGCTAAAGGGTGAAAAGCAGCAAATTGCCTATATGTTGAAACACCTGAAAAACGACCACGTCCACACTTGGGACTACCAGGACGTGGATTATGAAATGTTAGCGGCCATCGTTCGCAAGCAAACTCATACCAGCTACAATACTTACCTCCACCAGAAGTTCGCCCAGCCCCTGCAGCTTCATCAAATGAAGGATTTTTCCGAGGTTGCTCAAAAGGAAGTTCCCCAGACGATGGACCGGACAGTTGATTGGCGGCAAGTGACGGTTACGACCTCTTCAGACTTCGGAGCGGGAAACCTCTTTATGTCGCCAAATGATTATTGGAAGTTTATTTACAACGAAGTCTTGAATAACCCCAAGATGACTGCGGAATTTTACCAGCAGGCGGCCAAGCAAGAAGTTGCCTACTTCGGGGGTGTGTACTTTGGCGGAGACATTATCCGTGCCAACGGCAGTGTCCCTGGCTATAACTGCTGTTTCATCGCCAACTACAAGACCAAGAAAATGGTAATGCTTTTTACCAACAATATCGACTACCTGACCCTCAAGTCAACGTCTGATGACCTATTGCACAATTATATGGGCGATTAGGAAAGTATCATTATTAAAACGAAATGAGCTCCAGTGCTCGGCAAATGATATGCTCCCCTTAGAGTAGACACGGAATTGTACAAAATTCTGTATCTAACTCTAGGGGGAGTTTTTATGTCCAATCGAACTAGTAATCATACTCTAAATCAGCGGCTAGTAGCCGTGGTAAAGGTTCTGGAGAGAAAGCACTCTTTAAGCGGGGTGGCCCGAGAACTGGGAATTGCCAGGACAACTTTAAGAAGGTGGATCGTTAACTACCAGAATAATGGGGTGGCGGGCTTAAAGGAGTCACACACTTGTCGCCGTTATCCTACTGACCTCAAGCGAGCGGCGGTCCTGGATTATCTGGACAATCATTACTCGCAACTAGAGTGCTGTCGTAAGTATAATATCTCCAGTCGTAGTCTTCTCATGCGTTGGGTGAACCAGTATACTAACGGTAAAACCTTGAAGAAGATTACGGGAGGTTCTACCAAGATGAAAACACCGCGGAAAACTACTTACGATCAACGGCTGGAAATTGTCCACTTCACGCTTGCCAATGATAAGGACTACCAAACAGCGGTGAGGAAGTATGGTGTTTCTTACAGCCAGGTTTATAGCTGGGTTCGGAAATATGAACGTGACGGTCGAAAAGCACTCGTTGATCATCGCGGACATCAAATGCAAAAACCGGCTTTGGCTAAGTTAAGTAAAGAAGAACAATTGGAACGGCGGATTAAGGAACTAGAAGCCCGCAATCAAGACCTCGCCGCGGAAAACTTCTTCCTAAAAAAATTAAGTGCCCTGGAGGACGAAGACAAGAAGTAAATAATCGTAGTCATCTGATGCGATATCAGGCCATTCAGGCTACTTGTCAGGCTTTTCCAGGGCAATTAGTCAAGCGACTTTGTGCTCTTGCCCAGGTCTCACGATCAGCTTACTATCGCTGGCTTTCCCGACCACTTCCTACTAAAGAAGCAGTCAATAAGCAACTAAAAGCGCGGCTCAGACAGGCCTATTGGGAAATGAAGGGTACCTGGGGCTACCGCAGACTAACGATGCTCATTAATCGCCGCTATAACTGCCACTA of Limosilactobacillus oris contains these proteins:
- a CDS encoding carboxymuconolactone decarboxylase family protein; this translates as MAKKQTAGRDQLGAFAPKFAELNDDVLFGQVWSREKELSPRDRSFLTVTALITKGAFEQLPYHMQTAKKNGITKEKIAEMITQLAFYVGWPNAWSAFNVAKKVWDD
- a CDS encoding alpha/beta fold hydrolase, translating into MNQITIQQITVNQQTFTVRTAGLDNNGDLVVLLHGFPESSLMWETLMLKLANQGYRVIAPNQRGYSAGARPLGVQNYKMKLLAADVVALAHFFGFQQKFHLVGHDIGAVVGWTTATLYPQLLKSWTALSVPNWPAYIWALENDPVQEEKGHYVHTFQHKYIPELILRAFHYRVLRKLWAGFPQATIDAYLDLFSEKGALTAVVNWYRALLQLPQINYKQITVPTKFIWGNQDLAIARSGVERNRQYITGPYQFVELDAGHWFMEFNREEICKQISEHIKKYS
- a CDS encoding TetR/AcrR family transcriptional regulator, translating into MVITAGVARSTFYRHFTDKLDFVRFLIQQELTAFDQQYHPQTIKERFQKEYMREVWRYLLRDQRAVLGLERAGLSYLYLEELNKHLLTLYPYSMTTEEQIDLFGLAGAQYNIIFNLFVKKHH
- a CDS encoding helix-turn-helix domain-containing protein produces the protein MSNRTSNHTLNQRLVAVVKVLERKHSLSGVARELGIARTTLRRWIVNYQNNGVAGLKESHTCRRYPTDLKRAAVLDYLDNHYSQLECCRKYNISSRSLLMRWVNQYTNGKTLKKITGGSTKMKTPRKTTYDQRLEIVHFTLANDKDYQTAVRKYGVSYSQVYSWVRKYERDGRKALVDHRGHQMQKPALAKLSKEEQLERRIKELEARNQDLAAENFFLKKLSALEDEDKK
- a CDS encoding serine hydrolase domain-containing protein → MKKISLFFLLMLCSLGMSFAIAQPQAKAAPADRQSQKQLEDYLKAHHINGVMLVNGKGSQPITITHNENANQKQVVKANQLFPIASLQKIITGTAIYQLRQKKQLDWDTPLNRYFPQVAGSEDITVRELMNHTSGLVNNDRPVMPLKGEKQQIAYMLKHLKNDHVHTWDYQDVDYEMLAAIVRKQTHTSYNTYLHQKFAQPLQLHQMKDFSEVAQKEVPQTMDRTVDWRQVTVTTSSDFGAGNLFMSPNDYWKFIYNEVLNNPKMTAEFYQQAAKQEVAYFGGVYFGGDIIRANGSVPGYNCCFIANYKTKKMVMLFTNNIDYLTLKSTSDDLLHNYMGD